Proteins encoded in a region of the Deltaproteobacteria bacterium genome:
- a CDS encoding DUF4350 domain-containing protein, which translates to MRRSGLIALAAACALLVLVGMLYPDEKRAELSRDTFGTGPWGYRAVFDLLSELGFPVARTHEPPEDLPPDATIWWIEPAGLCRARDGKPVARAGWRAEPWVRAGGTAVLFLSAGAREHAECPLLEGVALPPRVAVTPAAARRERAATAHQVTGDVLARPRTLELQSLLAFAAAGDWRVRALSAERPLVLERPLGAGRIVAVADATMLRNEWLDRRDAAPLVVDLVHAFGAPQFHQGEQGRRARRSAAAYLATSPALLVFCGLALTGVLFAWQGSLVPPRALPGPDTAEPGLDAFVDSLAALYAGTRDHPRVLARYRELTAARLRRHFGMPPETPVAVLAERLAPDRRLAPSALRLLVEGAPVAGERDLRDAVCALDALVQEASA; encoded by the coding sequence ATGAGGCGGAGCGGGCTCATCGCGCTCGCCGCGGCCTGCGCGCTGCTCGTGCTCGTCGGCATGCTCTACCCGGACGAGAAGCGCGCCGAGCTGTCGCGCGACACCTTCGGCACGGGTCCGTGGGGCTACCGCGCCGTCTTCGACCTGCTCAGCGAGCTCGGCTTCCCGGTCGCGCGCACCCACGAGCCGCCCGAGGACCTGCCCCCGGACGCGACCATCTGGTGGATCGAGCCGGCCGGCCTGTGCCGGGCCCGCGACGGGAAGCCCGTCGCCCGGGCCGGCTGGCGCGCGGAGCCGTGGGTCAGAGCCGGCGGGACGGCCGTGCTCTTCCTCTCCGCCGGCGCGCGGGAGCACGCCGAGTGCCCGCTCCTCGAGGGCGTGGCCCTGCCTCCGCGCGTCGCCGTCACGCCGGCCGCCGCCCGGCGGGAGCGCGCGGCGACGGCGCACCAGGTGACCGGCGACGTGCTGGCGCGGCCACGGACGCTCGAGCTGCAGAGCCTCCTCGCCTTCGCGGCCGCGGGTGACTGGCGGGTCCGCGCGCTCAGCGCGGAGCGCCCGCTCGTGCTCGAGCGCCCGCTCGGTGCCGGGCGCATCGTCGCCGTGGCGGATGCCACCATGCTCCGCAACGAGTGGCTCGACCGCCGGGACGCGGCGCCGCTCGTGGTCGACCTCGTGCACGCGTTCGGCGCGCCGCAGTTCCACCAGGGCGAGCAGGGCCGGCGCGCGCGGCGAAGCGCGGCGGCGTACCTCGCGACCTCGCCCGCACTGCTCGTGTTCTGCGGGCTCGCGCTCACCGGCGTGCTCTTCGCCTGGCAGGGAAGCCTGGTGCCGCCGCGCGCGCTCCCCGGCCCGGACACCGCCGAGCCCGGGCTCGACGCGTTCGTCGACTCGCTGGCGGCGCTCTACGCCGGCACGCGCGACCACCCGCGCGTGCTCGCCCGCTACCGCGAGCTCACCGCGGCGCGGCTCCGCCGCCACTTCGGCATGCCGCCCGAGACGCCGGTCGCCGTCCTGGCCGAGCGGCTCGCGCCTGACCGCCGCCTCGCGCCGAGTGCGCTTCGCCTGCTCGTGGAAGGGGCCCCGGTGGCGGGAGAGCGCGACCTTCGCGATGCGGTGTGCGCGCTCGACGCGCTGGTCCAGGAGGCGAGCGCGTGA